TGGAAATGAGCTGGATAAAAAAGCAGTGGAAAGTCCATACCTGAATGAGTTGACTGATCAGGGATTTGCCGTTACAATTCGCGGAATGAAAAAAGCCATAGAGCTTTTCCGTGAGGAAAACATTCCGCTGCAAACGGAAATGCAAACCGAGGAACGTCGTTACGGAGCCATTGCCGGCGCTATGACGGTGACGCTGGACGGTGAAGAAATGACTTTGCAAAAAGCTTCCGACCGTTTGCAATCTTCTGATCGTTCGGTTAGGGAGGAAGCCTGGCGGACAATAGCGGAAAGACGTTTTCAGGATCATGAAGTTCTCGACGAGCTTTTAAATAAACTTGTAACACTTCGTGACCAGGTTGGGAAAAATGCTGGTTTTGCAAACTACCGGGATTATATGTTTGCCGCTATGGGCCGTTTTGATTATACGCCTCAGGATTGTTTCAACTTTCATGATTCGGTAAAAGAAGCAGTTGTGCCTCTTTTGAATGATATGGCAACGAGCCGTAAAGAAGCTTTGAATGTTGAACAGCTGCGCCCATGGGATACAAAAGTTGATCCAAAGGGATTGCCTCCATTAAAACCTTTTGAAAGCGGAGAGGAGCTACTTGACAAAACAATCCGTTGTTTCAGCCGTCTGGATCCGTTTCTTGGAAATTGTCTTCAGATCATGAAAAACATGAAACATCTGGATCTGGAATCAAGAAAAGGAAAAGCACCGGGCGGGTATAATTATCCGCTGGAAGAAATTGGAGTACCATTTATTTTCATGAATGCAACTTCCAATCTTCGTGATATGGTTACACTTTTGCATGAAGGTGGCCACGCGGTGCATTCGCTTGTGACACGTGATTTGGCATTAAATTCTTTCAAACACACACCGTCAGAAGTTGCAGAACTGGCTTCCATGTCAATGGAATTAATTACGATGGATTTCTGGGATGAGTTTTTTGATAACGATGCAGATCTTCGTCGCGCAAAAATTCAGCATCTGGAATCTATTATTGAAACGCTTCCATGGGTTGCTACGGTTGATAAATTTCAGCACTGGATGTATGAAAATCCGGAACATACCGCCGAAGAACGTACAACAGCCTGGGTTGAAATTTATAGTCAGTTTACGGATAAGGTAATGGATTGGTCGGGACTGGAAAATCTTCAAAAGTATTTGTGGCAGCGTCAGCTTCATATTTATGAGGTGCCTTTCTATTATATTGAATACGGAATTGCACAATTGGGTGCAATCGGCGTTTGGAAAAACTACCGTGAGAATCCGGAAAAAGGATTGAAAGGATATCTTGATGCGTTAAAAATGGGTTATACTGCTCCGATTACGGAAATTTATCAGGCTGCCAACATTCCTTTTGACTTTTCCAAGAATTACATTACAGAATTGATGCAATTCGTACAAAGTGAGTTAGAACGATTAAAAATTTGATAATTCGTTTGCTAACCATTTGGTGGTTATATAAAAGGCGGTTATTTTTGTGCGTATTACTATGAACCAGTAGAGAGATGAAATTTAGTAAAATAGCCGCGTTTGTGGCATGTATCGCATTGTTGTCTTCTTGTGACTATCAAAAATATAACCACAAAGAGCAGAAGGACTTAAATGCCAAGAATGACTACGTTTACGGTGTAAGCCCAGATTCTTTACCACGTCAAATGGCTAATAAATATACTGCGGATCCTACACTTGAACCACGCGTGAACGCAATTCGTGCAAAATTGTATGGCGGTTCTGGTAGTGCATACATTAAAGAATAGTATCTGTTTTTACAGAATTGATTTTATAACAGGATATCCTTCATATGAAGGATATCTTTTTTATTTCTGCCTGGTGTATTTCCTTTTGAATATTAATTACATTTCTTCTGTAAATTAAGATTGAAATATAATTTTTAAAGGCATTCGAAAG
The sequence above is drawn from the Dyadobacter subterraneus genome and encodes:
- a CDS encoding M3 family oligoendopeptidase, whose amino-acid sequence is MINQETTTLARSERVFIGEEFDLKKWDDLQPFYDNLKDREINSAADLRQWLLDRSELESYLSENFAWRYIRQTCDTANSGLINALQFFITEIQPKLAEYGNELDKKAVESPYLNELTDQGFAVTIRGMKKAIELFREENIPLQTEMQTEERRYGAIAGAMTVTLDGEEMTLQKASDRLQSSDRSVREEAWRTIAERRFQDHEVLDELLNKLVTLRDQVGKNAGFANYRDYMFAAMGRFDYTPQDCFNFHDSVKEAVVPLLNDMATSRKEALNVEQLRPWDTKVDPKGLPPLKPFESGEELLDKTIRCFSRLDPFLGNCLQIMKNMKHLDLESRKGKAPGGYNYPLEEIGVPFIFMNATSNLRDMVTLLHEGGHAVHSLVTRDLALNSFKHTPSEVAELASMSMELITMDFWDEFFDNDADLRRAKIQHLESIIETLPWVATVDKFQHWMYENPEHTAEERTTAWVEIYSQFTDKVMDWSGLENLQKYLWQRQLHIYEVPFYYIEYGIAQLGAIGVWKNYRENPEKGLKGYLDALKMGYTAPITEIYQAANIPFDFSKNYITELMQFVQSELERLKI